One window from the genome of Deltaproteobacteria bacterium encodes:
- a CDS encoding o-succinylbenzoate synthase, translating into MKIARARVYPIALPLRAPLATAHETIEVRRGALLVLECDDGRVGLGEATPIAGFGLESHQAARAILPALAGLALGCDPREPAALRSRAAALGAFAPCARGALDSALLDLEAQAQGIPVAELLARRCGRAMRDTVSVSALLRGRTLDELVESARVARDAGFTCAKLKLGAGPFERELERVAAARESLGSGILLRLDANGIFPDAARALEALERLAPFAIELVEQPVPAAALAALASLRDRSPIRIAADESAVDPDSLERVLRLRAADVIVLKPSALGGATDALAAAARARSAGLAAFATTLLDGAVARAAALAVAAALPEPLLACGLATGDLLARDLADVPVVVRGEVALSRTPGLGVVLDDARLASCSDGVPLEVAA; encoded by the coding sequence GTGAAGATCGCGCGCGCGCGCGTGTACCCGATCGCGCTTCCGCTGCGCGCGCCGCTCGCGACCGCGCACGAGACGATCGAGGTCCGCCGCGGCGCCCTGCTCGTGCTCGAGTGCGACGACGGACGCGTGGGCCTGGGCGAGGCCACGCCGATCGCGGGCTTCGGGCTCGAATCGCACCAGGCCGCGCGCGCGATTCTTCCCGCGCTGGCCGGACTCGCGCTCGGCTGTGATCCGCGCGAGCCGGCCGCACTGCGCTCGCGCGCCGCGGCGCTCGGGGCATTCGCGCCGTGCGCGCGCGGCGCGCTCGACAGCGCGCTCCTCGACCTGGAGGCGCAGGCCCAGGGCATTCCGGTCGCCGAGCTGCTCGCGCGTCGCTGCGGACGGGCGATGCGAGACACGGTCTCCGTCTCGGCGCTGCTCCGCGGCCGCACGCTGGACGAGCTCGTCGAATCCGCGCGTGTCGCGCGAGACGCGGGCTTCACCTGCGCGAAGCTGAAGCTCGGCGCGGGCCCGTTCGAGCGCGAGCTCGAGCGCGTCGCGGCCGCGCGCGAATCCCTCGGAAGCGGGATTCTCCTGCGGCTCGACGCGAACGGAATCTTTCCCGACGCAGCGCGCGCGCTCGAGGCGCTCGAGCGGCTGGCGCCGTTCGCGATCGAGCTGGTCGAGCAGCCGGTGCCCGCGGCCGCGCTCGCGGCGCTCGCGTCGCTTCGCGATCGCTCGCCGATCCGGATCGCGGCCGACGAGTCGGCCGTCGACCCCGACTCGCTCGAGCGCGTGCTCCGGCTCCGCGCCGCCGACGTGATCGTGCTCAAGCCGAGCGCGCTCGGAGGAGCGACGGACGCGCTCGCCGCGGCCGCGAGAGCTCGATCCGCGGGCCTCGCGGCGTTCGCGACCACGCTTCTCGACGGCGCGGTCGCGCGGGCCGCGGCTCTCGCGGTCGCAGCGGCCCTGCCGGAGCCGCTGCTCGCCTGCGGTCTCGCGACCGGCGACCTGCTCGCGCGCGATCTCGCAGACGTCCCGGTCGTCGTGCGCGGCGAGGTCGCGCTGTCGCGCACGCCCGGGCTCGGCGTCGTTCTCGACGACGCGAGGCTCGCGTCCTGCAGCGACGGCGTCCCGCTCGAGGTGGCGGCGTGA
- a CDS encoding 1,4-dihydroxy-2-naphthoate polyprenyltransferase, with amino-acid sequence MSAPASSAPSLPRAGSFGAWWLASRPRTLPAALAPIAAGTGVAAVEGRARLGLAALCFATALLLQLAANLANDVFDFERGTDSGARLGPPRAAQLGLLSPRALRLGLASVLAAATLSGVGLVAAGGWPILLAGALALLAAWGYTGGPWPLAYHGLGDVAVFAFFGVVGVAGSHFVQAGEPSLLALAASVPIGALATAILALNNLRDREGDARAGKRTLAVRSSERAARIWPIALLALAFAALPALASAPQAGVAALFPLVLAPEALAIAGSLRAGASGEALNPLLARTARLTALFGVALGAALWAAA; translated from the coding sequence ATGAGCGCGCCGGCCTCGAGCGCGCCGAGCCTTCCGCGCGCCGGATCGTTCGGCGCGTGGTGGCTCGCCTCGCGCCCGCGCACGCTTCCCGCGGCGCTCGCGCCGATCGCGGCGGGAACCGGCGTGGCCGCGGTGGAGGGCCGCGCGCGGCTCGGACTCGCGGCGCTCTGCTTCGCCACCGCGCTGCTCCTGCAGCTCGCCGCGAATCTGGCGAACGACGTGTTCGACTTCGAGCGCGGCACGGATTCGGGCGCGCGGCTCGGCCCGCCTCGCGCCGCGCAGCTCGGACTGCTCTCGCCGCGGGCGCTCCGGCTCGGGCTCGCGAGCGTGCTCGCCGCGGCGACGCTTTCCGGTGTCGGGCTGGTCGCCGCGGGCGGCTGGCCGATCTTGCTCGCCGGTGCGCTCGCGCTGCTCGCCGCCTGGGGCTACACGGGCGGACCGTGGCCGCTGGCCTACCACGGGCTGGGAGACGTCGCGGTGTTCGCGTTCTTCGGCGTGGTGGGCGTGGCGGGCTCGCACTTCGTCCAGGCCGGTGAGCCGAGCCTCCTCGCGCTCGCCGCTTCGGTGCCGATCGGAGCGCTGGCGACCGCGATCCTGGCGCTGAACAACCTGCGCGACCGCGAGGGCGATGCGCGCGCCGGAAAGCGCACGCTCGCGGTGCGCAGCAGCGAACGGGCCGCGCGCATCTGGCCGATCGCGCTGCTCGCGCTCGCCTTCGCCGCGCTGCCCGCGCTGGCGTCCGCGCCGCAGGCAGGTGTGGCCGCCCTGTTTCCGCTCGTGCTCGCACCCGAGGCGCTGGCGATCGCGGGCTCGCTTCGCGCCGGGGCGAGCGGCGAGGCGCTGAATCCGCTGCTGGCGCGAACCGCGCGGCTCACCGCGCTGTTCGGGGTCGCGCTCGGGGCCGCGCTCTGGGCCGCGGCGTGA
- the menB gene encoding 1,4-dihydroxy-2-naphthoyl-CoA synthase has translation MSQTPPTPSRLPDWKLIRRYDDVKYEQAEGIAKITICRPEVRNAFRPKTLFELIDAFSRVREDPEVGCVLFTGEGPDAFCSGGDQRVRGDAGYVGDDGVPRLNVLDLQKLIRSMPKPVIALVAGYAIGGGHVLHIVCDLTIAAENARFGQTGPRVGSFDGGFGSSYLARIVGQKKAREIWYLCEQYDAQEAREMGLVNKVVPLADLESAGVEWARRILEHSPLAIRCLKSAFNADCDGQAGIQELAGNATLLFYMTEEAQEGRNAYVQKRKPDFARFPWRP, from the coding sequence ATGTCCCAGACGCCCCCGACGCCCTCCCGCCTGCCCGACTGGAAGCTGATCCGCCGCTACGACGACGTGAAATACGAGCAGGCCGAGGGAATCGCCAAGATCACGATCTGCCGGCCCGAGGTGCGAAACGCCTTCCGGCCCAAGACGCTCTTCGAGCTGATCGACGCCTTCTCCCGCGTGCGCGAGGACCCCGAGGTGGGCTGCGTGCTCTTCACCGGCGAAGGGCCGGACGCGTTCTGCTCGGGCGGCGATCAGCGCGTGCGCGGGGACGCCGGCTACGTCGGCGACGACGGCGTGCCGCGGCTCAACGTGCTCGATCTGCAGAAGCTGATCCGCTCGATGCCCAAGCCGGTGATCGCGTTGGTCGCGGGCTACGCGATCGGCGGCGGCCACGTGCTGCACATCGTCTGCGACCTGACGATCGCGGCCGAGAACGCGCGCTTCGGCCAGACCGGTCCGCGCGTGGGCTCGTTCGACGGGGGCTTCGGCTCTTCGTACCTGGCGCGAATCGTCGGCCAGAAGAAGGCGCGCGAGATCTGGTACCTGTGCGAGCAGTACGACGCGCAGGAGGCGCGCGAGATGGGACTGGTGAACAAGGTCGTCCCGCTCGCCGATCTCGAGAGCGCCGGCGTCGAGTGGGCGCGGCGGATCCTCGAGCACAGCCCGCTGGCGATCCGCTGCCTGAAGTCGGCGTTCAACGCGGACTGCGACGGCCAGGCGGGAATCCAGGAGCTGGCGGGAAACGCGACGCTGCTGTTCTACATGACCGAGGAGGCCCAGGAGGGCCGCAACGCCTACGTGCAGAAGCGCAAGCCCGACTTCGCGCGCTTCCCGTGGCGACCGTGA
- the menH gene encoding 2-succinyl-6-hydroxy-2,4-cyclohexadiene-1-carboxylate synthase, protein MSALSRRISRGSYALAYERDDLDPQVVLLHGFTGSVRTLDAVAQGLRDHGLGTLAVDLLGHGRSDAPEDPKLYALERTCADLAAILDAERMPRAALLGYSMGGRVALGFACTYPERVRALVLVGASAGLEQEAERAARREADDRLADEILRFGVPAFVERWMANPLFASQARLGERFLAESRVQRLSNSAAGLAGSLRGLGTGVQPALHEDLARLALPVLLVHGAEDAKFRAIAHDLAARLPDARVAAIPDAGHAAQIENPAAFLAVTTEFLLQTHHDP, encoded by the coding sequence ATGAGCGCGCTCTCGCGCCGGATCTCGCGCGGGTCCTACGCGCTCGCCTACGAGCGCGACGATCTGGACCCGCAGGTGGTGCTCCTGCACGGCTTCACCGGCTCGGTTCGCACGCTCGACGCGGTCGCGCAGGGTCTGCGCGACCACGGCCTCGGCACGCTCGCGGTGGATCTGCTCGGGCACGGCCGCTCCGACGCGCCGGAGGATCCGAAGCTGTACGCCCTGGAACGCACCTGCGCGGATCTCGCCGCGATCCTCGACGCCGAGCGAATGCCGCGCGCCGCGCTGCTCGGCTACTCGATGGGCGGGCGCGTGGCGCTCGGCTTCGCCTGCACGTATCCCGAGCGCGTGCGCGCGCTCGTGCTGGTGGGCGCATCCGCGGGGCTCGAGCAGGAGGCGGAGCGCGCGGCCCGCCGCGAGGCCGACGATCGGCTGGCAGACGAGATCCTGCGCTTTGGCGTCCCCGCCTTCGTCGAGCGCTGGATGGCCAATCCGCTCTTCGCGTCGCAGGCGCGGCTGGGCGAGCGCTTTCTGGCCGAGTCGCGAGTGCAGCGGCTTTCGAACTCCGCGGCCGGGCTGGCCGGCTCGCTTCGCGGCCTGGGCACCGGCGTGCAGCCGGCGCTGCACGAGGATCTCGCGCGGCTCGCGCTTCCGGTCCTGCTCGTGCACGGCGCGGAGGACGCGAAGTTCCGCGCGATCGCGCACGACCTGGCCGCGCGACTGCCGGATGCTCGCGTCGCCGCGATTCCCGACGCCGGCCACGCCGCACAGATCGAGAACCCGGCCGCGTTCCTCGCCGTGACGACCGAGTTTCTGTTGCAGACCCACCACGATCCCTGA
- the menD gene encoding 2-succinyl-5-enolpyruvyl-6-hydroxy-3-cyclohexene-1-carboxylic-acid synthase, protein MSAPNRNIAFALALFDELARAGVREVCVCPGSRSAPLAIAAARTPALRVRTHLDERSAGFFALGLAKASGAPVAVLCSSGTAAANFLPALVEANLAQAPLIALTADRPPELRDWGAAQTIDQQRLFGSHVRWFAELPLPEPNAALLRQLRATAARAVAVAGGPPAGPVHLNVPLREPLDPRTDPADREALAALADEPGLHGRDRGPYLRVSPAERAPDPALVRRWAAELAASRRGVLIVGASECSAALGVELARLSRALGWPILADAASGLRGGAHVARAPLLGAYDSILRAERFAAEHAPELVLRFGAAPTSKGTATWIERSPGTELRIVDSEQAFRDPAHHAAEIARAEPARLCAELADALEPRTGAGPGSWLADFVAAEARAQRALAAGIAAEPELFAPGAARVLGASWPAGGTIFASNSMSIRDLDGFLAPRAAPLRVLASRGANGIDGITSAALGAAAASDAPLACLIGDLAFLHDAGGLLAARRLGLSTTFLVVNDDGGGIFSYLPVAAYGEDADFERLFALPHGVDLAELTAFGGGRHARVSKRDELEAELDRARSEGGLQVLELRVDRGANVAHHRALWAAAANAVDGDSPR, encoded by the coding sequence TTGAGCGCCCCCAACCGAAACATCGCCTTCGCGCTGGCGCTCTTCGACGAGCTCGCTCGCGCGGGCGTGCGCGAGGTCTGCGTCTGCCCGGGCTCGCGCTCCGCTCCGCTCGCGATCGCCGCGGCCCGCACGCCTGCGCTTCGCGTTCGCACACATCTGGACGAGCGCTCGGCCGGCTTCTTCGCGCTCGGGCTTGCGAAGGCGAGCGGCGCGCCCGTCGCGGTTCTGTGTAGCTCCGGAACGGCGGCCGCGAACTTCCTGCCCGCGCTGGTCGAAGCGAACCTCGCGCAGGCTCCGCTGATCGCGCTCACCGCGGACCGTCCGCCCGAGCTTCGCGACTGGGGGGCGGCGCAGACGATCGACCAGCAGCGCCTGTTTGGATCACACGTGCGCTGGTTCGCGGAGCTGCCGCTTCCCGAGCCGAACGCCGCTCTGCTGCGCCAGCTCCGCGCGACCGCGGCCCGAGCCGTCGCCGTGGCCGGCGGACCGCCCGCCGGCCCGGTGCACCTGAACGTTCCGCTGCGCGAGCCGCTCGATCCCAGGACCGATCCGGCCGACCGCGAGGCGCTGGCCGCACTCGCAGATGAGCCAGGGCTGCACGGCCGCGATCGCGGGCCGTACCTGCGCGTCTCGCCCGCGGAGCGCGCGCCCGATCCGGCGCTGGTGCGTCGCTGGGCGGCGGAGCTTGCGGCGTCGCGCCGCGGCGTGCTGATCGTCGGCGCCAGCGAGTGCAGCGCGGCGCTCGGCGTCGAGCTCGCGCGGCTCTCGCGCGCGCTCGGCTGGCCGATCCTCGCCGACGCCGCATCCGGACTCCGCGGCGGCGCACACGTCGCGCGCGCGCCGCTGCTCGGCGCCTACGACTCGATCCTTCGCGCGGAGCGCTTCGCCGCGGAGCACGCGCCCGAGCTCGTGCTTCGCTTCGGAGCGGCTCCGACCAGCAAGGGCACCGCGACCTGGATCGAGCGCTCGCCGGGCACCGAGCTGCGCATCGTCGATTCCGAACAGGCGTTCCGCGACCCCGCGCACCACGCGGCCGAGATCGCGCGCGCAGAGCCGGCGCGGCTCTGCGCCGAGCTCGCCGACGCGCTCGAGCCGCGGACCGGCGCCGGACCCGGAAGCTGGCTCGCGGACTTCGTCGCCGCCGAGGCTCGCGCACAGCGCGCGCTCGCCGCGGGCATCGCCGCCGAGCCCGAGCTCTTCGCGCCCGGCGCAGCGCGCGTGCTCGGAGCGAGCTGGCCCGCGGGCGGAACGATCTTCGCGTCGAACAGCATGTCGATCCGCGACCTCGACGGATTCCTCGCGCCGCGCGCCGCGCCGCTGCGCGTGCTCGCGAGCCGCGGCGCGAACGGCATCGACGGAATCACCAGCGCAGCGCTAGGCGCGGCCGCGGCATCCGACGCGCCGCTCGCGTGCCTGATCGGCGACCTCGCCTTCCTGCACGACGCCGGCGGGCTGCTCGCCGCGCGAAGGCTCGGCCTATCGACCACGTTCCTGGTCGTGAACGACGACGGCGGCGGAATTTTCTCCTACCTGCCCGTGGCGGCCTACGGCGAGGACGCCGACTTCGAGCGGCTCTTCGCCCTGCCGCACGGCGTCGATCTCGCCGAGCTCACGGCCTTCGGCGGCGGCCGACACGCGCGGGTGTCGAAGCGCGACGAGCTCGAGGCCGAGCTCGACCGCGCGCGCAGCGAGGGCGGCCTGCAGGTGCTCGAGCTACGCGTCGACCGCGGAGCGAACGTCGCACACCACCGCGCGCTCTGGGCCGCGGCCGCGAACGCCGTCGACGGAGACTCGCCCCGATGA
- a CDS encoding isochorismate synthase, giving the protein MSRRASHLRAVCAEASARGEHLVASWTERVAARDLLALFAAATGARFLLERPGRGVGLAAVGACAAIASEGEDRFARAAEQSDALFARLRAAAAESVSAAVLASAPKLVGGFAFADAPPGGVWGGWPALSFVLPELAVAISDGTALATASVEVAPGADAAELEARVAAILATASCSPRPPAPAGTRGALGFSACADRAPEAYEAGVSRALAAILRGELEKVVLARSCELSRHSGFAPEQVLARLRADHPDCSLFAVGHGDACFVGATPELLLERDGARLRASALAGSAPRGRTPEEDERSAQELRESKKEQEEHAIVRRALAETLQPLCTRLDAPEAPEILRLGSIQHLHTPFEGELRGGTESALLRLAARLHPTPATCGAPRAAAREFIAEHEQLERGWYAGSVGWLGSQGQGELVVALRCALLRGERATLLAGAGVVGRSVPRAELAETSLKLRATLPALVEL; this is encoded by the coding sequence ATGAGCCGGCGCGCGTCGCATCTTCGCGCCGTGTGCGCCGAGGCGAGCGCGCGCGGAGAGCACCTCGTCGCGAGCTGGACCGAGCGCGTGGCGGCGCGCGACCTGCTCGCGCTGTTCGCCGCCGCGACTGGCGCGCGCTTCCTGCTCGAGCGCCCCGGACGCGGTGTCGGGCTCGCTGCGGTCGGAGCGTGCGCTGCGATCGCGAGCGAAGGCGAGGATCGCTTCGCGCGCGCGGCCGAGCAGAGCGATGCGCTCTTCGCACGACTGCGCGCGGCCGCAGCCGAGAGCGTCAGCGCCGCCGTGCTCGCGTCCGCGCCGAAGCTCGTCGGCGGCTTCGCCTTCGCCGACGCGCCACCGGGCGGTGTATGGGGCGGCTGGCCCGCGCTCTCGTTCGTCCTGCCCGAGCTCGCGGTCGCGATCTCGGACGGGACCGCTCTCGCAACGGCGTCGGTCGAGGTGGCGCCCGGCGCCGACGCGGCGGAGCTCGAAGCCCGCGTCGCCGCGATCCTCGCGACCGCCTCGTGCTCGCCGCGGCCACCCGCGCCCGCGGGCACGCGCGGAGCGCTCGGCTTCAGCGCCTGTGCCGATCGCGCCCCGGAGGCCTACGAGGCGGGGGTATCGCGGGCGCTCGCAGCGATACTGCGCGGCGAGCTCGAGAAGGTCGTGCTCGCGCGCTCCTGCGAGCTGTCGCGACACTCCGGCTTCGCGCCGGAGCAGGTCCTCGCGCGCCTGCGCGCCGATCATCCCGACTGCAGCCTCTTCGCCGTCGGCCACGGCGACGCCTGCTTCGTCGGTGCTACGCCCGAGCTCCTGCTCGAGCGCGACGGCGCGAGGCTCCGCGCGAGCGCTCTGGCCGGCTCCGCACCGCGCGGCCGCACCCCCGAAGAAGACGAGCGCAGCGCGCAGGAGCTGCGCGAGAGCAAGAAGGAGCAGGAGGAGCACGCGATCGTGCGCAGAGCGCTCGCCGAGACGCTGCAGCCGCTCTGCACGCGACTCGACGCGCCCGAGGCGCCGGAGATCCTTCGCCTGGGCTCGATCCAGCATCTGCACACTCCGTTCGAGGGCGAGCTCCGCGGCGGCACCGAAAGCGCCCTGCTTCGCCTGGCGGCGCGGCTCCACCCCACCCCCGCGACCTGCGGCGCGCCGCGCGCGGCCGCGCGCGAGTTCATCGCGGAGCACGAGCAGCTCGAACGCGGCTGGTACGCGGGCTCGGTCGGCTGGCTGGGCAGCCAGGGGCAGGGAGAGCTCGTGGTGGCGCTGCGCTGCGCGCTGCTTCGCGGCGAGCGCGCGACGCTGCTCGCGGGAGCGGGGGTCGTGGGCCGTTCGGTGCCGCGCGCCGAGCTCGCCGAGACCAGCCTGAAGCTGCGCGCGACGCTTCCCGCGCTGGTCGAGCTTTGA
- a CDS encoding ubiquinone/menaquinone biosynthesis methyltransferase, which translates to MSAVHAPLPTGAEKRVQVRAMFDRIAPRYDALNRLFTGGLDRRWRRLALDAARIAPGDRVLDLACGTGDLAQAAAARGARVLGVDFAREMLRGAKRRRVPAVLVQADAAALPLRTASVDALVCGFALRNFTELPAALAEIARVLAPGGRIALLDVDRPESRLVRAGHSLYFDRVVPVLGGLLSDRAAYAYLPRSTSYLPPESDLLAQVARAGFTQIQKRRLLLGAAQLISAVRARSAA; encoded by the coding sequence GTGAGCGCCGTCCACGCGCCGCTGCCGACCGGGGCCGAGAAGCGCGTGCAGGTCCGCGCGATGTTCGACCGCATCGCCCCGCGCTACGACGCGCTGAACCGGCTCTTCACCGGCGGGCTCGACCGCCGCTGGCGGCGGCTGGCGCTCGACGCGGCGCGGATCGCCCCCGGGGATCGCGTGCTCGACCTGGCCTGTGGCACCGGGGACCTCGCGCAGGCTGCGGCGGCGCGCGGCGCGCGCGTGCTCGGAGTCGACTTCGCGCGCGAGATGCTGCGCGGCGCGAAGCGACGGCGCGTTCCCGCAGTTCTGGTGCAGGCCGACGCGGCCGCTCTGCCGCTTCGCACCGCGAGCGTCGACGCGCTCGTCTGCGGCTTCGCGCTGCGCAACTTCACCGAGCTGCCGGCTGCGCTGGCCGAGATCGCGCGGGTGCTCGCTCCGGGCGGGCGCATCGCGCTGCTCGACGTCGATCGGCCCGAGTCCCGGCTCGTGCGCGCGGGCCACTCGCTCTACTTCGATCGCGTCGTGCCCGTGCTCGGCGGCCTGCTCTCCGACCGCGCGGCGTACGCCTACCTGCCGCGCTCGACGAGCTACCTGCCGCCCGAGAGCGACCTCCTGGCGCAGGTGGCGCGCGCCGGTTTCACGCAGATCCAGAAGCGCCGACTGCTGCTCGGCGCCGCGCAGCTGATCAGCGCGGTGCGCGCGCGGAGCGCGGCATGA
- a CDS encoding MerR family transcriptional regulator, whose product MDDSSDYSNNHCVDYRIDELSARSGVRIDTIRFYQGKGLLPPPRRDGRIAIYSEEHLDRLRRIRRLLADGLSLQLIRRVLDAQDSGGEDREPLISALVAERVGSRTYSRAELAAEAGVPEALITAAQGAGLIQPVRLDEEERFSELDCSLLRAGLSLLGSGLPLQDLIDLAVRHARATQELCEGAIDLFDRHVRKPHGEALDAEQVTLRFRELLPLSTRLVALFFQRTLVSRALARLEGAGEDSSLRAAVAATESAQLEVSWK is encoded by the coding sequence TTGGACGATTCGAGTGATTACTCTAATAATCACTGCGTGGACTATCGGATCGACGAGCTCTCGGCGCGAAGCGGCGTCCGGATCGACACGATCCGCTTCTACCAAGGGAAGGGGCTGCTGCCGCCGCCCCGGCGCGATGGCCGGATCGCGATCTACAGCGAGGAGCACCTCGATCGGCTGCGGCGGATCCGCCGTCTGCTCGCGGACGGCCTGTCGCTCCAGCTGATCCGGCGCGTGCTCGACGCGCAGGACAGCGGGGGCGAGGACCGCGAGCCGCTGATCTCGGCCCTGGTCGCAGAGCGGGTCGGCTCGCGCACCTACTCGCGCGCGGAGCTGGCCGCGGAGGCCGGCGTTCCCGAGGCGCTGATCACCGCCGCGCAGGGGGCGGGGCTGATCCAGCCGGTGCGGCTCGACGAGGAGGAGCGCTTCAGCGAGCTCGACTGCAGCCTGCTCCGCGCCGGGCTCTCGCTGCTCGGATCGGGGCTTCCGCTGCAGGATCTGATCGACCTCGCGGTTCGCCACGCGCGCGCGACCCAGGAGCTCTGCGAGGGCGCGATCGATCTCTTCGACCGACACGTGCGCAAGCCGCACGGCGAGGCGCTCGACGCCGAGCAGGTGACGCTGCGGTTTCGCGAGCTGCTGCCGCTCTCGACGCGGCTGGTGGCGCTGTTCTTCCAGCGCACGCTGGTCTCGCGAGCACTCGCGCGGCTGGAGGGCGCGGGCGAGGACAGCTCGCTTCGCGCCGCGGTCGCGGCGACCGAGTCGGCGCAGCTCGAGGTGAGCTGGAAGTGA
- a CDS encoding response regulator gives MSHEIRTPLTAILGYADMLHEDDRCNGCPEGPLRAAAIETIQSAGRHLLAIINDILDLSKIEAGKATAERIETPVLAILRELEGLMRPRAAGKGVALGLRLDSPLPERVMSDPTRLRQILMNLIGNAIKFTDAGAVTVRVRAEPGGETSELARLVIDVEDTGAGLTREQERKLFAPFSQADTTVTRQYGGTGLGLTICRRLAALMEGSVTLVHTSPGRGSCFRVDLPLEPAPGAPLATSLDATADDERTQRVLPRARLVGRILLAEDGPDNQRLIRGLLEKAGATVALAADGATALEMIEAAEAEDEPFDLLLTDMQMPEMDGYTLARTLRQRGRTLPIVALTAHAMSDDRKRCIDAGCDDYASKPVDKIALISTCARWMGKSARGEAAPA, from the coding sequence ATGAGTCACGAGATCCGCACGCCGCTCACGGCGATCCTCGGCTACGCCGACATGCTCCACGAGGACGATCGATGCAACGGCTGTCCCGAGGGCCCGCTGCGGGCGGCGGCGATCGAGACGATCCAGTCGGCGGGCCGACATCTGCTCGCGATCATCAACGACATCCTCGATCTCTCGAAGATCGAGGCGGGCAAGGCGACGGCCGAGCGGATCGAGACTCCTGTGCTCGCAATCCTGCGCGAGCTCGAGGGCCTGATGCGGCCGCGCGCCGCGGGAAAGGGCGTCGCGCTCGGCTTGCGGCTCGACAGCCCGCTCCCGGAGCGCGTGATGAGCGATCCCACGCGACTGCGGCAGATCCTGATGAATCTGATCGGGAATGCGATCAAGTTCACGGACGCTGGAGCCGTGACGGTTCGCGTCCGCGCCGAACCCGGCGGCGAGACGAGCGAGCTCGCGCGGCTCGTCATCGACGTGGAGGACACGGGCGCTGGCCTGACTCGCGAGCAGGAGCGCAAGCTCTTCGCGCCGTTCAGCCAGGCCGACACGACCGTGACTCGCCAATACGGGGGCACCGGGCTCGGACTCACGATCTGCCGCCGCCTGGCGGCGCTGATGGAAGGCTCGGTCACGCTCGTGCACACGTCGCCCGGCCGCGGCTCGTGCTTCCGCGTCGATCTCCCGCTCGAGCCGGCCCCCGGCGCTCCGCTGGCGACGAGTCTGGATGCGACCGCGGACGACGAGCGCACCCAGCGCGTCCTGCCGCGGGCCCGGCTCGTCGGCCGCATCCTGCTGGCCGAAGACGGCCCGGACAACCAGCGGCTGATCCGGGGCCTGCTCGAGAAGGCGGGCGCGACGGTCGCGCTGGCCGCGGACGGCGCAACCGCGCTCGAGATGATCGAGGCGGCCGAGGCCGAGGACGAGCCGTTCGACCTGCTGTTGACCGACATGCAGATGCCGGAGATGGACGGCTACACGCTCGCGCGCACCCTGCGGCAGCGGGGCCGCACGCTGCCGATCGTCGCGCTCACCGCGCACGCGATGAGCGACGATCGGAAGCGCTGCATCGACGCAGGCTGTGACGACTACGCGAGCAAGCCCGTCGACAAGATCGCGCTGATCTCGACCTGCGCGCGCTGGATGGGGAAGTCCGCGCGAGGCGAAGCCGCCCCGGCCTGA